The sequence ATTTCCCGTATCACTGCTGAATTCACATAGCCATAGACTCTAGTATCAAGAAGTAAACCAAAAAGTCCAGCCTAGATAACTCACTTATACTCACGTGCTTTGCTAAACAAATCGCAAACAAGTGACTATATCAAGTACATAGAAACCATGTACTTGGAGCTTAGAGTTCTTGTCATCAGTTTTGAATAAGCATCTAATTTGAAATCACTTGCGTAACTATCCGGGAGAAATGCCTATAAATGCACAGCGCGGAAAGCTCTCCTGCTTCCATCTAATGATACAAGGCCAAGTGGCGATCGATTTTGTTGGGAGGCAGGTCGCGACCTCCCAAACTCTAAATACACTATGTATAATAGTTACATCCTACGTCCTAcagaacttaaaaaattcAAGCCTTAGCACTTCGTATAATTTGACCCCTTTGTTCTACGACAAACGTATCAAACAGAGGAGATTGGCTCATCTCAATCATTGAACGTGAAGCGATATAGATTTGATCATGTACTGACTGTCTGGTGCTACGGGTTTGCCGTCATACCCTTGCCGCCCCATTGGAGAATTGAAAAACTGATAACATTTCAGaataaaaggcaaagagggaAAGCCTAGAATGTGtaatatcttttaaatattctacCAAACAGCGGCAATAAACAGGTGGCAAGAGGGGAAAGGTGGATGAATTTGTCCCTCGCATCCTGTGTAATGATGTTGCCGTTTCAGGAGTTACTATCTTCAGATTGCGCGGACTATTTTGCAGACTATGCCCTCGACATCATCTATATCTTTAGACTCATTCCATACTCGTTGTGTCGTCTCTACGCGGGTGGGAATTAAGTACTATTCTGGAAATCGCCCCGCAGGCTGAAGTGTTATTAGGCTTGAAGCTAATGCACGCACGTGGGTGGACCTCGTTGATCTTCAAATACAGATAAAGCCTTTCTCTCGTTTAGGAATATTTCCTTGGATCTTGCTAGactctctttgtttttctgaGATGCGGTAAAGCGTCATCTACACCGCCTCCAATTCTACAAGCGCTTACTATCTACTACCTACGGAGTTGAAGTATGTAGTCAAGTGGTAGATAGAAAAACCAAGACTGCAAAATAAATACGTGCGTACAAATTTGTAACGTGAGCACCTGTGACGATGATTAACTCCTGGTATCGTATGCGCATAATATTCGCGTGTATGTTCAAAATTCTGGCATTCCTTGTCTTTTTGTCATCTCTTTGGTAGTTATTTCAAATTGTTAGTGCATGCAGTAAGAGACTAAAGAAGCGAGCGTATTCCATACGCCCAGCCTCTGTATCACTATGACATGGTCTATGTTGCTTCAGCACTGCGCACTGACACGGACCTCTGCCAAGGACTTCAGCCATGTTCAAAAGCCTCAATCGGCGTCACTAAGCACTGGCGTTGTACATTATATTGGAATAATATTGCAATATTACAGAGCCTGCAAGGCTGTCGGCAAGGCTGCTGGCAAGGCGGGTAAGGCTCAAGCCCAGACGCAGGGCACAGAACGGCATGTAACCTGGCGTTCGGAGTAAAATTTGGCGCgctccagcccagccaaaCAGAGCTAAAGTCGCGACTCATTCACTGCCTTTTCTAGTACGGAGCTGCATGGCTCTCCCCGAAGCCTGGTGGCTGGGTCTGCTAGACGACGTAATGGTCCATGACCGTTTTGGCGTGTGCCGGCGTTTGGAGACCCGGTAGCTCCAAAACCTGGCCTGGGCTTTCCTTTGTGATGCCAAGACGCTTAATTCGGCCCATCAGTAATAGCGCAGCGTGCCTCCCTTATATAGCCTGAGTGTTGGACAAATCCCTAGGTGCTGTTTCGTCCTGTCTTAGTTTTCTCGACCTTGCATGCTACATATCCTGGTAGCTTTGTTTAGCATCTCCATCAGCATTGGCATCGCTTTGCACCATGAGATTCAACCTCGCTCTCTTGCTTGCCACTCTCCTAGCCACTGTCATCGCTAGCACCATTGGGGGCCCTCGACATGTGGTCAGAATAGAGGGCACGTCTCAATCCGACGAGCATGATCTGTTCAAGCGCAagggcggcggtggcggtggtggaagaggaggtggtggaggcAGCGGTGGAAAAGGCGGAAGCAGTGGAGGAAGTGGCAGCAGTGGAAgcggtggcagcagtggcagcagtggAAGCGGTGGAAGCGGTGGAAGCGGTGGTACCAAAGGTGGCTCTGGGAGCGGCAAAGGTGGCTCTGGAAGCTCTGGCAGTTCGTATGTTTCCCCCTAGGATGGTCGCTCTGGGCACTCTGGCTCTTCTGAGGCCTCCGGATCCTCCCTGCCATATTATTCACACAAGCGACCTAACCATCATAACAGCGGAAATCGATCTCCCAGCTCCAACGTCGGTGGTACATCTGCTGGAGGAAGCGGACCCAGGCCACAATACGGCGGTGGCCAGTTctacggcggcggcgcgagAACTCCTTACCGCGCCGGTTCTCGAAGCCCCGTAGGAGGCATCGTCCCCATCGCGCTCCTCGGAGGCGCCGCTGCTCTCGCCTTCTGGCCTGGAATCTGGCTGTACGGTGCCTACCTGTATCCTTATCACCAGCCATACCGCTTCCACAACGAGTCCAGCAACCGGAATGAAACCCTGAACGTCATTTGTGGATGTGGCACATACGATGTTTGCGGCTGCgacgacaacaacaataCCGAGTACTTCACCAGTCTTGTCGGAAATGGAAGCTACGATGCCCTCAACAAGAGTGTCGTCAATGTTGCCATGGTCAATGGCACGAACAGCCTTCTTATCAACGGTTCTCTGCCAAATGGCACAACAGCCGACGACCCCAATGCCAGCTCTTCAAGTGCAGCCAGCATGAGAACTATGGTCCAAATGATTGGTTTCTGGCCCGCTGTCGCTGCTGTACTTGTTACTGTCTTCTTGGCATAAGAATACGAAGCCTTCACTAATCAGTACTTTTACTTCTTGCTTTACTTTGCTTTATTAATGTTTACTTTAATGAT comes from Trichoderma asperellum chromosome 3, complete sequence and encodes:
- a CDS encoding uncharacterized protein (SECRETED:SignalP(1-18)~EggNog:ENOG41~TransMembrane:2 (n5-13c18/19o160-183i281-300o)) encodes the protein MRFNLALLLATLLATVIASTIGGPRHVVRIEGTSQSDEHDLFKRKGGGGGGGRGGGGGSGGKGGSSGGSGSSGSGGSSGSSGSGGSGGSGGTKGGSGSGKGGSGSSGSSGNRSPSSNVGGTSAGGSGPRPQYGGGQFYGGGARTPYRAGSRSPVGGIVPIALLGGAAALAFWPGIWLYGAYLYPYHQPYRFHNESSNRNETLNVICGCGTYDVCGCDDNNNTEYFTSLVGNGSYDALNKSVVNVAMVNGTNSLLINGSLPNGTTADDPNASSSSAASMRTMVQMIGFWPAVAAVLVTVFLA